A stretch of the Candidatus Jettenia sp. AMX2 genome encodes the following:
- a CDS encoding cache domain-containing protein — protein MRSYKLNPFLSIKGKLLIFAFSISLIPIITITFVYYLNARKALKQHIVKQLRASAESKRLHVLSLMETNDVQTRNYSSDGYIRNQFELITRRGASNENLTTRLNTYLARHKLPLYRYFIAILLVDDHGRVISSSNEELIGTDITYLDVFQEGIKKGYGETFIGQPHYSSHLKANCILISAPLISRQGNTIGVIINAYNLAFLNEITMNHAGMGESVEIYLLNKDNIMITESRFKQGTSLKQEIQTAPILKIIKGDKETAHIYSNYMNIPVIGISVDMPEYNWKLVSEIEKTEAFASLRLLGMVALILGTTGSIAVIGIGIVFAVSVSNPIKMLTEATKWLTSGELNHRVTIKRSDEIGKLAWSFNTMAEELKKEINEHKRAEEALIKSNNDLHAEITERKRIEDELRKQRDHLEYLTTQLTTANRELESFCYSVSHDLRSPLRSMDGFSKALLEDYPDKLDTQGKNYLHRICAASHHMGQLIDDLLALSRTTRATINYKTVNLSALVKTIVADLMKKEPNRKIRFVATDGLTAHGDPQLLTIALDNLINNAWKFTKNCSIANIEFGASQQDGKTVFFVRDNGVGFDMAYANKLFGAFQRLHSAAEFEGTGIGLATVQRIILRHGGNVWAEGFVNKGATFYFTLL, from the coding sequence ATGCGGTCTTATAAATTAAATCCATTTTTATCTATTAAGGGCAAACTGCTCATATTTGCATTTTCTATCTCACTTATACCCATTATTACCATTACATTCGTATATTACCTTAATGCCAGAAAAGCATTGAAACAACATATCGTAAAACAACTGAGGGCTAGTGCAGAATCAAAAAGACTTCATGTGTTGTCTCTTATGGAGACAAATGATGTACAAACAAGAAATTATAGTTCTGACGGTTATATACGCAATCAGTTTGAGTTAATCACCCGCAGAGGTGCCTCTAACGAAAATTTAACCACCAGGTTAAATACATACCTCGCAAGGCATAAATTACCCTTATACCGTTATTTTATCGCGATACTCCTTGTAGATGACCATGGGAGGGTCATCTCATCGAGTAACGAGGAGTTAATAGGTACCGATATAACATATCTTGATGTATTTCAAGAAGGTATAAAGAAGGGTTACGGAGAAACCTTTATCGGCCAACCGCACTACTCCTCACATCTTAAGGCAAACTGTATCCTTATCTCTGCCCCACTTATTTCAAGACAAGGAAACACCATTGGCGTTATTATTAATGCCTATAATCTTGCATTCCTGAATGAAATTACTATGAATCATGCCGGGATGGGAGAAAGTGTTGAGATATATCTCCTGAACAAAGATAATATCATGATCACAGAATCGAGGTTTAAGCAAGGGACATCCCTGAAACAGGAAATACAGACCGCTCCCATCCTTAAGATTATTAAGGGTGATAAAGAGACAGCCCATATCTATTCAAATTATATGAATATACCTGTTATTGGTATCTCCGTAGATATGCCTGAATATAACTGGAAGCTTGTTTCAGAAATAGAAAAAACAGAGGCCTTTGCATCCTTAAGACTATTGGGAATGGTTGCATTGATTCTTGGAACAACCGGCAGTATTGCTGTTATTGGCATTGGAATCGTTTTTGCCGTTTCAGTATCAAATCCTATCAAAATGCTGACAGAGGCAACAAAGTGGCTGACAAGCGGAGAATTGAATCATAGGGTAACAATAAAACGCAGTGATGAAATAGGCAAGCTTGCCTGGAGTTTTAATACTATGGCAGAGGAACTGAAAAAGGAAATCAATGAACACAAACGTGCAGAAGAGGCATTAATTAAGTCAAACAATGATCTGCACGCTGAGATAACAGAACGGAAGCGGATCGAGGATGAATTAAGAAAACAGCGCGACCATTTGGAGTATCTTACCACTCAGCTTACAACCGCCAATAGGGAACTGGAATCGTTCTGCTATTCGGTTTCTCACGATCTCCGTTCTCCGCTGCGGAGCATGGACGGGTTTAGCAAAGCCCTTCTTGAAGATTACCCTGACAAGCTGGATACGCAAGGCAAAAACTACCTTCACCGTATATGTGCAGCCAGCCATCATATGGGACAACTTATCGATGATTTGCTTGCTCTCTCACGTACGACACGGGCTACAATAAACTACAAGACGGTCAACCTGAGCGCACTGGTAAAAACGATTGTTGCGGATCTCATGAAAAAGGAACCAAACAGAAAGATTCGGTTTGTTGCAACTGACGGACTGACCGCACATGGCGATCCACAATTGTTAACGATTGCGCTTGATAATCTGATAAACAATGCCTGGAAGTTCACAAAAAATTGTTCCATAGCAAATATAGAATTCGGGGCTTCACAACAGGACGGGAAAACGGTATTTTTTGTGCGCGATAACGGCGTTGGTTTCGATATGGCTTACGCCAATAAACTCTTCGGCGCATTTCAACGCCTGCATTCGGCAGCTGAATTCGAAGGTACTGGCATCGGACTAGCTACCGTACAGCGCATCATACTTCGGCATGGCGGCAATGTATGGGCGGAAGGCTTTGTAAATAAAGGGGCAACGTTTTATTTTACTTTATTATAA
- a CDS encoding response regulator, whose product MSNKNILLVEDNPDDVELTLRALKKHNILNEIIIVNDGVKALDYLFGTGAYTGRDTTILPEVVLLDLKLPKINGLEVLQCMRNDERTRLLPVVILTSSNEERDLIDSYRLGANSYVQKPVDFNEFAEAIRQLGIYWLLLNKSPK is encoded by the coding sequence TTGAGTAATAAAAATATATTGCTTGTGGAGGATAACCCGGACGATGTTGAACTTACCTTGCGTGCATTGAAAAAACATAACATTCTGAATGAAATCATCATAGTAAATGATGGAGTGAAGGCGCTCGACTATCTTTTCGGCACAGGGGCGTACACTGGCCGAGATACAACGATCCTCCCGGAGGTTGTTCTGCTGGACCTGAAATTGCCAAAGATAAACGGGCTTGAAGTATTACAATGCATGCGCAATGATGAACGGACACGGCTTCTTCCGGTAGTCATTCTTACCTCTTCAAACGAAGAACGGGATCTCATCGACAGCTACAGGTTAGGCGCTAACAGCTACGTTCAGAAACCAGTAGACTTTAACGAATTTGCAGAAGCGATACGTCAGCTTGGGATTTACTGGCTACTCTTAAATAAATCACCAAAATAG
- a CDS encoding ATP-binding protein, producing MGKQLRVLIIEDSTDDTELLLRELRRGGYNPVYDRVETASAMKIMLEKQEWDIVLSDHSLPLFSAFGALTELQLSGLDLPFIIVSGVIGEEFAVAAMKAGAHDYIMKNNLSRLLPAIERELKEAEERRKRKQAEAEMLELKEQLYHSQKLESIGKLIGTIAHNFNNSLSAIIGYAELLQNKMKGDALFKDIQSQNYVEKIYSITEKAIHFTQDLLTFSRKEANNLKPVNLNTIIRQTEGLLMNLMSENVRLNHVLTEKDCLVMADHLQIEQVLMNLATNARDAMPNGGFFTIRTDIVELDDEFVEFYGHEKAGWHAILSVSDTGTGINHEIKKRIFEPFFTTKKREKGTGLGLAIVYGIVKQHQGYIHVDSEAGSGTTFMIYLPFIGDQVEEKKSACSYRKEDGTETI from the coding sequence ATGGGTAAACAACTTCGCGTATTAATTATTGAAGATTCAACCGACGATACAGAACTACTGTTGCGTGAATTAAGGCGTGGTGGCTATAATCCTGTTTATGACCGGGTTGAAACAGCCTCAGCCATGAAAATAATGCTCGAAAAGCAGGAATGGGACATCGTACTCTCTGACCATTCCCTACCGCTTTTCAGTGCATTTGGAGCACTTACCGAGTTGCAGCTCAGCGGGCTTGACCTGCCGTTCATTATTGTTTCAGGCGTCATAGGTGAAGAGTTTGCCGTTGCGGCCATGAAAGCCGGTGCGCATGATTATATTATGAAAAACAACCTGTCAAGGCTTCTTCCGGCTATAGAACGGGAATTGAAGGAAGCTGAAGAACGGCGCAAACGAAAACAGGCTGAGGCAGAAATGCTGGAACTAAAAGAACAACTTTATCATTCCCAAAAATTGGAATCCATCGGTAAACTCATTGGAACTATCGCTCACAATTTTAACAACAGTCTCTCGGCAATAATTGGATATGCAGAATTACTGCAGAATAAAATGAAAGGCGATGCTCTGTTTAAGGACATACAATCACAGAACTATGTTGAAAAAATCTATTCAATAACAGAAAAGGCTATTCATTTCACTCAGGATCTCCTGACCTTCAGCAGAAAAGAAGCAAATAACCTAAAACCGGTAAACTTAAATACGATTATCAGGCAAACCGAAGGACTTCTTATGAATCTCATGTCAGAAAACGTTAGGCTCAACCATGTACTTACAGAAAAGGACTGTTTGGTAATGGCTGACCATTTACAGATAGAACAGGTTTTAATGAACCTTGCAACCAACGCCAGGGATGCCATGCCTAATGGTGGTTTTTTTACCATACGTACGGATATCGTAGAACTGGATGATGAATTTGTCGAATTTTATGGCCATGAAAAAGCAGGCTGGCATGCCATTTTATCAGTTTCAGATACAGGTACGGGCATCAATCATGAAATTAAAAAAAGGATTTTTGAACCATTCTTTACAACAAAAAAACGTGAAAAAGGTACCGGTCTTGGGCTTGCAATTGTATATGGAATCGTAAAACAGCACCAGGGATACATCCATGTTGATAGCGAAGCAGGGAGCGGCACAACCTTTATGATCTATTTACCGTTCATCGGTGATCAGGTTGAAGAAAAGAAATCTGCATGCTCATATAGAAAGGAAGACGGCACAGAAACAATTTAA
- a CDS encoding MEDS domain-containing protein: MTEFLRKTGIEIIGNAPWGTHFCQLYQTKEDLVDLLVPYFKSGLASNEFCMWLTSEPLAVPEAVDAMKKTIPDFESLLAMKKIEIVPSEEWYLKDGIFEKKRAINIWINKLNQALKNGYEGMRITDNTTWLKKKDWKNFTDYEEVIDSVIDANQIIAICSYSLNRCNAYEITDVFRNHQFALMKREGKLEIVESSKQKDVKAALRISEKRLCKLANSLGEYSQLVTALKKSEERLCKFSSAIEQSPCSVIITNNEGVIEYVNPKFSQLTGYTRDEVAGNNARILKSGKTPAEEYKRLWSTITSGNIWKGEFVNKKKNGELYWELASVSPVKDPEGRITHFVAIKEDITERKQVENELRRQRDKLEHITSQLTAANKELEAFCYSVSHDLRAPLRSIDGFSKALIEDYADRLDDEGKNHLLRVRAASQRMGQLIEDLLNLSRITQAGMYRKTINLSELVATVASELQERQPERKVEFIISRGLVANADPRLLKIALENLLGNAWKYTKPCSEAKIEFGVTQHNGKPAYFVRDNGVGFDMTYIGRLFVAFQRLHSANEFEGTGIGLATVQRIIHRHGGQIWAEGEIGKGAVFYFTIQE, encoded by the coding sequence ATGACCGAATTTTTAAGAAAAACCGGAATAGAAATCATCGGCAATGCCCCTTGGGGCACCCATTTTTGTCAGCTTTATCAAACAAAAGAAGATTTAGTTGATCTGTTAGTACCCTATTTCAAGTCTGGACTAGCAAGCAATGAATTCTGCATGTGGCTCACATCCGAACCCCTTGCAGTACCGGAAGCTGTCGATGCGATGAAAAAAACAATACCTGACTTTGAATCCCTTCTGGCAATGAAAAAGATAGAAATCGTCCCTTCCGAAGAATGGTATCTCAAAGACGGGATTTTCGAGAAAAAAAGGGCAATCAATATTTGGATTAACAAACTTAATCAGGCACTAAAAAACGGTTACGAAGGCATGAGGATAACGGATAACACTACCTGGCTCAAAAAGAAGGACTGGAAAAATTTCACTGATTATGAAGAAGTAATAGATAGTGTCATTGATGCAAATCAGATCATTGCTATCTGCAGCTATTCACTGAACAGGTGTAATGCATATGAAATAACAGATGTCTTTCGCAATCATCAGTTTGCCCTCATGAAACGGGAAGGCAAGCTGGAAATTGTTGAAAGTTCAAAGCAAAAAGATGTAAAGGCAGCGCTCAGGATATCTGAAAAAAGACTTTGCAAGCTTGCAAACAGCCTTGGAGAATATTCACAACTCGTGACAGCACTCAAGAAATCGGAAGAAAGGCTTTGTAAATTTTCCAGCGCTATCGAGCAAAGCCCATGTTCTGTTATTATTACCAACAACGAAGGTGTTATCGAGTATGTAAATCCCAAATTTTCACAATTGACAGGCTACACGAGAGACGAGGTCGCCGGAAATAATGCTCGCATTTTAAAATCCGGCAAGACACCTGCTGAAGAATATAAACGGTTATGGAGTACCATTACCTCGGGTAATATCTGGAAAGGGGAATTTGTTAATAAGAAAAAAAACGGCGAACTTTATTGGGAACTGGCATCTGTTTCTCCGGTAAAAGATCCGGAAGGCCGTATTACTCATTTTGTAGCAATCAAGGAAGATATTACAGAACGGAAGCAGGTAGAAAACGAACTGAGGCGGCAGCGGGACAAGCTTGAACATATTACTTCCCAGCTTACCGCTGCAAACAAAGAATTGGAAGCATTCTGCTATTCGGTCTCTCACGATCTTCGTGCACCCTTACGAAGCATCGACGGTTTCAGTAAGGCATTAATAGAAGACTACGCAGACAGATTGGATGATGAGGGAAAAAATCATCTGCTGCGCGTGAGGGCTGCAAGCCAGCGTATGGGACAACTTATCGAAGATTTACTGAACCTGTCACGCATAACACAGGCAGGAATGTACCGGAAAACCATTAATCTGAGTGAGCTGGTAGCAACAGTGGCATCAGAACTTCAGGAAAGACAACCGGAACGCAAGGTCGAATTTATCATTTCGCGGGGACTCGTAGCTAACGCTGACCCGCGGTTACTGAAAATAGCACTGGAAAATCTCCTGGGCAATGCGTGGAAGTATACCAAACCATGTTCGGAGGCAAAAATCGAGTTCGGTGTTACGCAACATAACGGAAAACCTGCATATTTTGTAAGAGACAACGGCGTTGGCTTTGACATGACCTACATCGGCAGGCTGTTCGTTGCGTTCCAGCGTCTGCATTCGGCAAATGAATTTGAGGGTACAGGCATCGGGCTGGCCACCGTCCAGCGCATTATTCACCGCCATGGCGGGCAAATATGGGCTGAAGGAGAGATTGGGAAGGGGGCAGTATTTTATTTTACGATTCAGGAATAG
- a CDS encoding zinc-binding dehydrogenase yields MKAVVFYEHGGTDKLTYTDTEKPKLSPYEVLVRVKACALNHLDIWVREGLPGVDIPMPHIQGSDIAGEVAEAGMEVKRFRPGDKVIVAPGVRCRKCVYCITGNDSMCDSFKIMGFQVQGGYAEYVKAHVDNIIPVSDKLSFEEWSAVPLVFLIAWHMLITRGQLKPGENVLIHAAGSGIGSAAIQIARLAGARVITTARGNEKLEKAKQIGADEVIDYSKEDYRERVMSGTNTKGVDLIFEHIGPETWEKNLQCLAKGGRMVVCGATSGPTASLDIRFLFMKQHAIIGCYMGSKKELLDVLRLVEAGRLRPVTDSVYPLKDAAVAQKRMLNRENFGKIILKV; encoded by the coding sequence ATGAAAGCTGTCGTCTTTTACGAGCATGGAGGAACGGACAAACTAACCTATACGGATACAGAGAAACCAAAGCTTTCTCCCTATGAGGTATTGGTAAGGGTAAAGGCCTGTGCGCTGAATCATCTGGATATCTGGGTAAGGGAGGGATTGCCCGGGGTGGATATTCCCATGCCGCATATTCAGGGAAGTGATATTGCCGGCGAGGTAGCCGAGGCAGGGATGGAGGTTAAGAGGTTTCGCCCGGGTGATAAGGTTATTGTTGCCCCCGGGGTTCGCTGCAGAAAGTGTGTATATTGTATTACGGGCAATGACAGTATGTGTGACAGCTTTAAGATTATGGGATTTCAGGTGCAGGGAGGCTACGCCGAATACGTTAAGGCCCATGTTGATAATATCATTCCCGTTTCTGATAAGCTCTCATTTGAAGAGTGGTCTGCTGTGCCACTGGTGTTTTTAATAGCCTGGCATATGCTTATTACGCGCGGTCAACTCAAGCCCGGGGAAAATGTGCTGATTCATGCCGCCGGCAGTGGCATTGGCAGTGCGGCTATCCAGATTGCACGTCTGGCAGGAGCCCGGGTAATCACAACCGCGCGCGGAAATGAAAAACTGGAAAAGGCGAAACAGATTGGCGCCGATGAAGTCATTGATTATTCAAAGGAGGATTACAGGGAAAGGGTGATGTCTGGAACAAATACAAAGGGAGTCGATCTTATCTTTGAACATATCGGTCCGGAAACATGGGAAAAGAATTTGCAATGTCTTGCAAAAGGCGGACGAATGGTAGTATGTGGCGCAACCAGCGGTCCTACGGCCTCACTGGATATTCGTTTTCTGTTTATGAAACAGCACGCTATTATCGGTTGTTATATGGGCAGCAAAAAGGAACTTTTAGATGTATTGAGACTGGTTGAAGCAGGAAGGCTGAGGCCGGTGACAGATAGTGTGTATCCGCTAAAGGACGCCGCTGTTGCACAGAAGAGGATGCTGAACAGGGAGAATTTTGGAAAGATCATTCTAAAAGTCTGA